A stretch of Gemmatimonadota bacterium DNA encodes these proteins:
- a CDS encoding response regulator transcription factor, protein MNKILVVEDEPDILEMVRYNLDQAGLDVETAEDAERALQSVHEVLPDLIILDLMLPGIDGLDMCRQLKQDARTRHIPILMLTARKEEVDRIVGLELGADDYVVKPFSPRELVLRAQAILRRSQDSLQSTTDAWLHTGPISIDKAAHQALLNGDPLELTGTEFKLLITLIERRGRVQTRDDLLDTVWGYEYSGYGRTVDTHIRRLREKLGEASEWIETVRGVGYRFRRERV, encoded by the coding sequence ATGAATAAAATTCTGGTGGTTGAAGACGAACCTGATATATTGGAAATGGTGCGCTACAACCTCGATCAAGCTGGGTTAGATGTTGAAACAGCAGAAGATGCCGAGCGTGCCCTCCAGAGCGTTCATGAGGTTCTGCCAGATTTGATCATACTGGACCTGATGCTGCCGGGCATAGACGGACTGGATATGTGCAGGCAATTAAAACAAGATGCTCGAACCCGTCACATACCCATCTTAATGTTGACCGCACGCAAAGAGGAAGTAGATCGCATTGTGGGATTGGAGTTGGGAGCCGATGACTACGTTGTCAAACCCTTTTCCCCGCGCGAACTCGTCTTGAGGGCACAGGCGATTCTGCGGCGCAGTCAGGACAGTTTGCAATCGACCACTGATGCCTGGTTACATACGGGACCGATATCTATCGATAAAGCCGCACACCAGGCCCTGTTAAACGGTGACCCATTAGAATTGACGGGCACAGAATTTAAACTGCTCATAACCCTGATCGAACGCCGCGGACGCGTGCAAACACGCGATGACTTACTCGATACAGTATGGGGTTATGAATACAGTGGTTATGGGCGCACGGTTGATACGCACATCAGGCGGTTGCGCGAGAAACTCGGCGAAGCGAGCGAATGGATCGAAACCGTGCGAGGCGTGGGTTATCGATTCCGCCGAGAGAGAGTATAG